The stretch of DNA GCCGGCGGCTGTCTTGACTTGAACGGCCACCGCGCCTTCAACCACCGCGTGGTGGTCGTCGGCGGCGTGCTCGAGGCCGAGTGCGCCGGCGTGCTCCATGCGTTTTTCAATGGCCGGCGCGCGGCTTCCGCGGCGCGGTGACGCGGGCTAAAGAGTGGCCGGGGCGAGGTCGTTCAGGCGCGATGGCCGCGGAATGTCGGTGGTGATGTCGCCTTCGATCATGTCAATCAGGCGCTGGTAGTTGCGGACGTTTCTTACATAGAGAGAGGTGTCGCCGCCGCGCGGCTTTCCGTGCTGCGCCTGCCGGTACCATTCCGGCTTTTGCAGCAATTCCAGCGCTTTCTCGATGTCCACCCACAAGTCGGGGTTGCCGCCCCGCTGTTCCGTCAGCGCGATGGCGTCCTTGAGATGGCCGTAGCCGGAGTTGTATGCGGCCAGCGCCATCCAGGTGCGGTCCGGTTCGGGGATGGTGTCCGGGATTTTGTTTCTGACCGCCAGGAAGTGAAGGGCGCCGCCGAGGATGCTGCCGCGCGGGTCGGCGCGGTCCGTGATGCCGTGCTGGCGGGCGGTGTCGCGCGTCAGCATCATCAGGCCGCGGACGCCGGTCGGCGAGACGGCGCGCGGATTCCAGTGGGATTCCTGGTAGGAGATGGCCGCGAGCAGCTTCCAGTCCAGGCCGTGCAGCCTGGCGACGCGCCGGAATTCATCGCTGTATTTCGGCAACTGGCGGTCGGCCAGTTCCCTGAAAGTGAGTTTTTCGGCGTAGGAAAGTTCTTTCACATGCGGGTGGTGCACATCAATCAGGCGGTCGAGTTCCCTGCTGCCGGTGATTTCGCTGAAAAAGTCGGCGACGGCGCCGGTCAGGGTTGCGGGCGCGTCTTTTCTGAACAGCCAGACGACCGGCAGTTCGCCGGAGACATCGAACGCGGCCTTGACATAGGGGTGGAACAACTGCGTGGCCGCGAGTTCGCTGGAGTCGGCGAGGGTGTAGCGAATCAGCCCGAGGTTGACCCATTCAATCAGTGTGTGTGAATCGGTGTTTTCGTGGAGGTACCACTCGGTGAAATCATGGTTTTTCTTTCTCGCCAGGCGCAGGGTTTCCAGGTGGCCCGGGTGGGGGCTGATATCAATGTCTTTCATCGCCACCCTGTCCAGGCCGGTCGGGCCGGTGTCGGGGTAGCGGTAGATGAGTTTCTGCCGGATGTACTCGTAGGGCGGTGACAGGAGAAAACGTTCTTTCAGCGATTCATCCGCGCTCAGGGCGCCGGCGGCGATTTGCACCTGGTTTGCTTCGAGCAGTTGCACGGCTTCGGCGATTGTCACCGTCGGCACGATTTCCAGGCGAATGCCCTGCTTTTCGGCGAACAGCCGCAGCAGGCTGTGGTCAAGGCCGGTGGGGTGATGGTCGAGCCAGTAGTACGAGGCGGGGTTGACGCGTACTGCGACTTTGATGGGTTGCAACGGAGCCGGTTCCGCCCCCCCGCCATCGCACCCCGCGAGCAGCACGGCGGCGGCAAGCGGCAGCAGGCATGCCGTATTCGGAATTGCTTTCAGGAGTCTTTTCAAGTTTTCCGGATTTTAACTGGCGGCATTCTCCTGCTTGACTCCAATCCATTGCCGTCCGCAGGCCGATGCCGCCGCCACGGTTGTATCGTCCCCCATGAACGGGTCCAGCACAATGCCGGCGTCGGTGGATTCGATGCATCGCCGGGCCACCTGATCCCGCGGTATTTCCCACACCGCGCCGGCGGCCCCGGCTTCGGAGCGCAAGCGGAAGCATGGCCCGGCAATCAGGTAGATGACTTCGTAATTCGACAGAAAGCAGTCCGGGGCGGGATGTATCCTGCCGGTGCGTTTCCGGATGATAATCTGGCGAACGGGGAAACCGTCCACAATCTTGCGCCAATCCCGCAGCAAGCCGTTTCGCACCCGCCACAAATGGCGGTAGAAAATGGCGCCGTCCGCGCGCAGCACCCGCATCATCGCTGTCAGACAGTCCCGCTGCCACGACAGATGTTCCTCTTCGCTGCGTCCGTCGTCACCGGCCGGGCCGGCCACCACCAGCCCGACCGATTCAGCCGGCAATTTCGCCAGTATCTCCGGGCAGTCGCCCGTATGCACCTTGTTCAACCATTGTTTCATCAGCGCAGGCCGTACATGCCGGGCGGCCTGCCGCAGCAGTTCGTCAAAAGTCATCGGGATATGGACTTTGTCAGCCATTGGCCGCCGCTTCGCGCAACCGCCTGAGCATGGCCCACGCAGTCTTCTGGGTAATGTCCAGTTCGCGCGCCAGTTTGTGGCTGCTGATTCCGTCCTCGCACGAGGTGACCAGCCACGCAGCGGCAAACCATTTTCGCAATGGCAGCCGGCTTTCCTCAAAAAGAGTTCCCTTGCGAACCGAGAACAGTTTCTTGCATTCGCCGCATTTGTAGCCGTGCCCGCGCCGGACACGGTAAATCTTCGCGCTTCGCGCACAATGGGGGCAGGCGATGCCGGCAGGCCAGCGCAACTGCTCCAGATGGCGGGTGCAGGCGGCCTCGTCGGGAAAGGCCCTGAGCAGGTTCTCCAGGTTGTCGTATTCCATGCGGATAAAGTATTTTAGGTATATTATACAACCCGATGGAAAATCATCAGGTTGTTCACAGTATCCGGCGGATAAATGCCGCGAAAATGCCCCGTATGCCGAAGGTTCTATGGATAAAGGCTTGATTCAGTCTTTTATGGTAGTATTATTGCACGCATTACCTACACCTATAGGAGGTACTAAAAGGTATGAAAAAATTAATGATTAATGCGCGCTACTTCTTTGCGCCTCTGTTGATCCTGGTTGCGATGTTCGGGGTAGTCCTCGGCGGCATCTTCAGCTGGGTCGGCGTCGCGTTGCTGGTGGCGGGCATCTTCATTGATACCGCGATGAAGTTTCAAAGCCGTGGCGCCGGCTTTGACAACGATGGAAATACCAACGGTATTCCGGGACTTCAGAACGGTGTCATGTATTTCATGCTCCCGGTCTTCGTTGTATTGCAAGTTGTGCTGGCATGGCGCATCTTTCAA from Gammaproteobacteria bacterium encodes:
- a CDS encoding IS1595 family transposase; translated protein: MEYDNLENLLRAFPDEAACTRHLEQLRWPAGIACPHCARSAKIYRVRRGHGYKCGECKKLFSVRKGTLFEESRLPLRKWFAAAWLVTSCEDGISSHKLARELDITQKTAWAMLRRLREAAANG
- a CDS encoding DNA methyltransferase, with protein sequence MADKVHIPMTFDELLRQAARHVRPALMKQWLNKVHTGDCPEILAKLPAESVGLVVAGPAGDDGRSEEEHLSWQRDCLTAMMRVLRADGAIFYRHLWRVRNGLLRDWRKIVDGFPVRQIIIRKRTGRIHPAPDCFLSNYEVIYLIAGPCFRLRSEAGAAGAVWEIPRDQVARRCIESTDAGIVLDPFMGDDTTVAAASACGRQWIGVKQENAAS
- the mltF gene encoding membrane-bound lytic murein transglycosylase MltF; this translates as MQPIKVAVRVNPASYYWLDHHPTGLDHSLLRLFAEKQGIRLEIVPTVTIAEAVQLLEANQVQIAAGALSADESLKERFLLSPPYEYIRQKLIYRYPDTGPTGLDRVAMKDIDISPHPGHLETLRLARKKNHDFTEWYLHENTDSHTLIEWVNLGLIRYTLADSSELAATQLFHPYVKAAFDVSGELPVVWLFRKDAPATLTGAVADFFSEITGSRELDRLIDVHHPHVKELSYAEKLTFRELADRQLPKYSDEFRRVARLHGLDWKLLAAISYQESHWNPRAVSPTGVRGLMMLTRDTARQHGITDRADPRGSILGGALHFLAVRNKIPDTIPEPDRTWMALAAYNSGYGHLKDAIALTEQRGGNPDLWVDIEKALELLQKPEWYRQAQHGKPRGGDTSLYVRNVRNYQRLIDMIEGDITTDIPRPSRLNDLAPATL